Below is a window of Dehalococcoidales bacterium DNA.
AGAGTTAACAAAGTCTCTTCAGTTAAGGCTTAACAATTAAAGCTAATTATTGAAATTAAAGAGGGCTCGATAAGAGCCCTCTTTAGGTCAATCACATCCACCCATCGGCTATGAGCTAAGTTAGAACTGATCAGGAATGCAGGTCCGCATCTTATTGACCAAATCTCCCCTACTCATACCTTTCTTGATCCCGCAGGTCTTAGCCGCATCGCGCACTTTCCGTTGAGGTGCAGTGATGGGGTATTTACGCGGGAACTTGGATAGGACGAACCCCGAATGCTGTTTGGTTGTAATTCCTTCCAGCTTGTGGGGGCCCGGCCGCCTCTTGATTACCAAGGGCATACTTTCGACTATCATTGAGACGTCCTCCAGAAATAATAAAACCCGCTTTCGCGGGCTGCTGGACCTTCCTGGTCTAAGTGACCTAAGCCTCGGATCGACCCTTAGCTCGATATCTTATCAGCCGATGGTCGGGCTGTCAATACCTCGAGAGGATCGTCGGTGATCTCAACGTTGGTGGAGTGGACGTCTAAAATATTGTCCGTCTTACAGCGCCGGCAGCGGATTACGACGGTACCTTCAACCATGGCATAGAGAGAGAGAAAACGGCCGCAAGAAGTACAGTGGAATTCTTTAAACTCGATATTGTCTTCCGGGGAGTATTTCGCCTTGCTTTCTGCCATTAGTCGGGTACTCCTGTTTTCACTATCTGCTGGAGGCGTTCGCTAAATTCTCGGTAATGCTCATCCTCATCACCGGCGATGTCTTCGTAAAGCCTGGCGCTCTCATTATCCCCATGGTTTCGGGCATGGACCGCTCTTTGATGATACCAGTTGGAGGCGGTCAGCTCCTCGCTCATACTATGCTGCAGTCCATCAGAGATCGTCGCCGGAGTATTATATGTCAGCGGTGCCCGGTGGAGTTTGTCGACCACTTGCTGGGCTATCTGTTTGGACAGGTCGATTATTTGTTGCTGGCTGATTTCCATGCTTTTTCAACCTCCCGGACTGCTTCTTCTGCGGCGAGTTTTTTAGCGTCTTCGAGAGTTAAAGTTACGGCCTGGGGATCGGCCGCGGAGTCCATGATTATCTTCCTGAATTGCTTGAACTGGTTGGCCATGACCGGATATTCGCCGGCATATTTTCCGCTGGCGATCGCCTCAATGGTGAGTTTCGAATGGTTTACTTTCAACCAATCTATGATCTCCTGGTAAACCGGGTTTCCCGGATCCTGGGCGACTAATTCTTCACTGGCTGCCTCGAGATAAAGGCCGTGTTTATGGTCCAAACAATCACAGGGTTTGCCGGCGATCTTCATGCCGGAGGTCAAATCCAGCTCTGCTTTATACAGTTCTTTGGCCAGGCGGCGTTTTAAGGCGACGGTTGTTTCATCAGATGTCGGGAGAGCTGGTTTTATTATTTGAGGCTGAACAGCCGCAGTAACGGAGGGTGGACCTATAAGAGATCCGGTTTCAGTGGTGGTTTCAGTCAGTTCCGTTTTTCTGGAAGTCGACCGAGAGACAAGGAATTTAAGGCCCTGGGATACTAGCTTTCCACCTTCACGAAGAAAAAGACCTTTAAGCGTAGCGTCCATGCCCCAAGTTTAGAACCACAATAATGGATTGTCAATATACCCAAACTAAAAAGTATTGACAGCCCCGGATATAGGGCTTACACTAACAGGTACCGTTGCGTAAAACTAGTACGCCGTTGCGCTAAAAGGGCTCTAAGCCGTTGCGTAGGCTCAAAAACGGAGTTAAGAATGGCGAAATTCGGACCATCCCCCCACAGAGATGAAGCTCTTAAATTCTTGAGAGAGGGTATCCAGGAAGGGAAGGACGTTAAAGAACTGAAAGAAGAGAGTGTCCGGAGATTCGGGATAGCTTTAAGAACCGCCGATAACTACGTCAAGGAAATCAATAGCCCTAAACCGCCAAAGCTGACCACGGTAGAAAAAACAAAAATCGGACTTAACACGGTTAATACCACCCCTCAATCTCCACCGGTCAATCCAACTGTCGAGCCAGACAAAACAGCAGAAAATACCCAGGTACCTCAAGCCCCCTCCGGACAGACCAAGCCAATTCCTCAGACAAAGCAGACGGTCCTCGATGTCGTTGGCCCGACACTGGTAAATTTTCGATTTTATAATGACCCCGTTCAGATAAATTTAGCTTATCTTGAGGGAGCATACGGCGATTACAAGAAAATTATCCGTTTGGATCCATCAATCGAAGACACATTTGAGGAAGCGGTTGTTGGCGCCATGAGATATGTTCTGACCTCTCTTCGTAAGAGAGCCGCCCGAGAATTCGTTCTAATTATGGAGGAAGATGATAATGCCAACGTTAGCGGACCGACTGCAGGATGATGAAAGTACCCCAGTAAAGGGAGAACGTAAACCCGCCTCTATTTCTTCTCTTGAAAGAGAAATGGCATTAGACGATGATGCCCTGGCCACTGATTTAAGACGGACCCGGGCGGAAGAGCTTATTGCTATTCGTAGAAAGCGGATTGAGCAACTCACTGGAAATTCAGGTCAGGGAGCTGAGGTATCAGCCAGGCGAGAGACAAACGTGGAACAATCACTTGTCGATGTTGCCCAGGGGCTTCTTGATAAAGGCATGGAACCGAACACCGTGGGTC
It encodes the following:
- a CDS encoding ferritin-like domain-containing protein, translating into MEISQQQIIDLSKQIAQQVVDKLHRAPLTYNTPATISDGLQHSMSEELTASNWYHQRAVHARNHGDNESARLYEDIAGDEDEHYREFSERLQQIVKTGVPD